The window AAGCTCAGGTTCGAGATGAGCGAGCGCCCGTCGAAGCCCTTCTGCAACTTCTTCGCCTCGATCACGATGCTGCCCAGGCGCGGCCCCGGCGGGATCTGGATCTCGTCGAAGTCGAGCTTGCGCGTGCGGTCGGCCTCGGCGGCCATCTCCTCGTAGCGGGCGAGTCGAGCCTTGGACTTGACCTGGCGGCCCTTGGCGTTGGATCGCACCCACTCGAGCTCCTCGGAGAGGCGCTTGGCGAGCTTGGCGTCCTTCTTGCCCTGGACCTCGAGTCGCTGGCCCTTCTTCTCGAGATAGGTCGAGTAGTTGCCCTCGTACCCGATGAGGCGACCGCGGTCGACCTCGGCGATCCACTCCGCGACGTTGTCGAGGAAGTACCGGTCGTGCGTGATGGCGATGACGGCGCCGGCGTACTTCTGCAGGTGCTGCTCGAGCCACTGCACGCTCTCGGCATCGAGGTGGTTGGTGGGCTCGTCCAGGAGCAGCAGATCGGGCTTCTGGAGGAGGAGCTTGGTGAGCGCGACGCGTCGCTTCTCACCACCGGAGAGGTTGGCGATCGCGGCGTCGCTCGGCGGCGTGCGCAGGGCCGACATCGCCTGCTCCAGCTGCGAGTCGAGATCCCACGCGTCGGCCGCGTCGATCTCCTCCTGCAGGGTGCCCATCTCGGCGAGGAGCGCGTCGAAGTCGGCGTCGGGGTCGGACATCAGCGCGGAGATCTCGTTGAAGCGGTCGACCTTCGCCTTGATGGCGATGCCGTCCTGGATGTTCTCCAGCACGGTCTTGCTCTCATCGAGCTCGGGCTCCTGCATGAGGATGCCGACGGAGAAGCCCGGACTGAGCTTCGCCTCGCCGTTGGACGGCGTGTCCATACCCGCCATGATCTTCAGGATCGTCGACTTTCCGGCGCCGTTCGGGCCGACCATTCCGATCTTCGCGCCCGGAAGGAACGACATCGTGACGTCGTCGAGGATCAATTTGTCGCCCACGGCTTTTCGCGCGCGGACCATCTGATAGATGTACTCAGCCATATCGCTCCCAGTCTAGGGGCGCGAGCCGGGCCGACCGGGGCGCGGGGTCACCAATCGATCGGGCGGGTGTTCCCCACGAGGCACCGGCCGGCCGCGAGTCCCGGCATGACCACGGTCACGGGCTGTCCCGTCGAGGGGCCGACCTGCCCGATCAGGCACTCCTCGCCCCAGCGCACCGAGAACTGGATGCTCTCCGCATCGTTGCCGACGGTCGACTGATTCTCGGTCACCTGCATGGCCGCTCTGTCGAAACCCGCGGCGACGAGGGCATCGACGTACGCGCGCCCGACGTCGGGTCCGGCGGCGACCGACTGCACGATCTGCGCGAAGTACGGGAGATTGGCCGAAGCGTCACCCTCCGGCACCAGCCTCGGCGCTTCGGCCGTGGGCGGTGCTTCAGCCGTCGGGGTCAGCGTGGCCGTCGCGGTCGGCACGGGGTCGGGCGTATCGGTGCATCCGACCAGCGCGGTCGCCACCGCGAGGGCGAGAACGACGAGGCCGGCACGGCGGGAGGCAGTCGGTCCGATCACGCTGCGAGTCTACGGGCGCACCTCAGAAGGGCGTGTCGGCGAGCTGCGTCGCCGGTGCGCGCTCGGCCGTCGCCGCAGGGATGGCCCACCCGTCGGAATCGGTCGCGGCCACCACCGGTGCGGCCGCGACCACGGGCTCGGGCTGGTGCGACTCGCCATCGGGTGCGACCACC is drawn from Microbacterium hatanonis and contains these coding sequences:
- the ettA gene encoding energy-dependent translational throttle protein EttA; amino-acid sequence: MAEYIYQMVRARKAVGDKLILDDVTMSFLPGAKIGMVGPNGAGKSTILKIMAGMDTPSNGEAKLSPGFSVGILMQEPELDESKTVLENIQDGIAIKAKVDRFNEISALMSDPDADFDALLAEMGTLQEEIDAADAWDLDSQLEQAMSALRTPPSDAAIANLSGGEKRRVALTKLLLQKPDLLLLDEPTNHLDAESVQWLEQHLQKYAGAVIAITHDRYFLDNVAEWIAEVDRGRLIGYEGNYSTYLEKKGQRLEVQGKKDAKLAKRLSEELEWVRSNAKGRQVKSKARLARYEEMAAEADRTRKLDFDEIQIPPGPRLGSIVIEAKKLQKGFDGRSLISNLSFSLPPNGIVGVIGPNGVGKTTLFKTIVGLEPVDGGEVKIGETVKISYVDQNRSNIDPQKTLWEVVSDGLDIITIGKVEIPSRAYVSKFGFKGPDQQKKAGVLSGGERNRLNLALTLKEGGNLLLLDEPTNDLDVETLSSLENALLEFPGCAVVITHDRWFLDRIATHILAYEGTDENPDQWYWFEGNFEAYEANKIERLGPDAGNPSRSSYRKLTRD
- a CDS encoding DUF6993 domain-containing protein; the encoded protein is MIGPTASRRAGLVVLALAVATALVGCTDTPDPVPTATATLTPTAEAPPTAEAPRLVPEGDASANLPYFAQIVQSVAAGPDVGRAYVDALVAAGFDRAAMQVTENQSTVGNDAESIQFSVRWGEECLIGQVGPSTGQPVTVVMPGLAAGRCLVGNTRPIDW